The following proteins come from a genomic window of Vallitaleaceae bacterium 9-2:
- a CDS encoding metalloregulator ArsR/SmtB family transcription factor, translated as MDQNTIMKYRMMNKFFNGFSDYSRLIIFALLLDGEKTVTEIIEASGFSQSKVSNHLKCLRETNLVNSNQEGKYVVYSIKDEKIKQILELADACITQQTEEQWNCMQY; from the coding sequence ATGGATCAAAATACTATTATGAAATACCGAATGATGAATAAATTCTTTAATGGTTTTTCAGACTATAGTCGACTTATTATTTTTGCATTATTACTTGATGGTGAAAAGACGGTTACAGAGATTATCGAGGCGTCCGGTTTTAGTCAATCTAAAGTATCAAATCACTTAAAATGTTTAAGAGAAACGAATTTAGTTAATTCAAATCAAGAAGGTAAATATGTCGTATACTCAATAAAAGATGAGAAAATAAAACAGATTTTAGAATTGGCAGATGCTTGTATAACTCAACAAACAGAGGAACAATGGAACTGCATGCAATATTAA
- a CDS encoding potassium/proton antiporter encodes MLILTGILLISSIVIILSILCNRFSQKIGIPSLFFFICLGLFFGSDGVLRIPFDNYSLAESISSVSLIFIMFYGGFGTRWKTAKAVALKSLLLSSFGVLFTALLIGIFSHVILKIDILESFLIGAVISSTDAASVFSILKSKKLALKAQTSPILELESGSNDPTAYMLTLIILEIMNGTTSYEKYIYVIPAQFFIGILCAVILSYITLQIYRRFDLRSNGLEIIYFVGMVLFSFALPESFGGNGYLSTYIFGIIVGNQYFKNKRVLINFFDGLTGLVQICIFFLLGLLAFPSQMSAILFTAFSITVFLTFVARPLSIFVILKPMGCKLNQIALISFAGIRGASAIVFAIIATVNPAYLKNDIFHIVFCIVLFSIAFQGTLLPFISKKLRMIDEDGDVLKTFTDYQEETAIQLIRLPITQNHPWISLGVSELELPPQMLVVTIIKSKTAIIPNGNTPIEYGDIVLIAAPGYDDYINIEVTELTISKNHEWCQKKIHELNIPAQSLVATIKRDHSIIVPNGDTVIIEQDMLVIINKIN; translated from the coding sequence GTGCTCATCTTGACAGGTATACTTTTAATATCTTCAATCGTCATTATTTTATCCATTCTATGCAATAGATTTTCACAAAAAATCGGTATACCAAGTCTATTTTTCTTTATTTGCCTCGGCTTATTTTTCGGTTCAGATGGCGTCCTTCGCATCCCATTTGATAATTATTCATTAGCTGAGTCTATATCCTCTGTTTCCCTTATATTCATAATGTTTTACGGTGGTTTCGGAACCCGATGGAAAACAGCAAAGGCTGTAGCCCTCAAATCTCTTTTATTATCTTCATTCGGAGTGTTATTTACAGCACTCCTTATTGGGATTTTTTCTCATGTAATCCTCAAAATTGACATTCTAGAAAGTTTTCTAATAGGAGCTGTTATAAGTTCGACAGATGCGGCATCCGTTTTTTCCATACTAAAATCTAAAAAGCTCGCACTAAAAGCTCAAACATCACCAATACTAGAACTTGAAAGTGGTAGCAATGACCCTACAGCCTATATGCTCACACTTATTATTCTTGAAATTATGAACGGGACTACAAGTTACGAAAAATACATCTATGTGATTCCCGCTCAATTTTTTATCGGCATTCTTTGCGCGGTCATCTTATCCTATATTACCCTTCAAATCTATCGGAGATTTGATTTAAGGTCTAACGGATTGGAAATCATTTATTTTGTCGGCATGGTATTATTCTCCTTCGCATTACCAGAATCATTTGGTGGAAATGGTTACCTTAGTACCTATATTTTTGGTATTATCGTCGGCAATCAATATTTTAAGAATAAACGGGTTCTTATCAATTTTTTTGATGGCCTTACCGGATTAGTACAAATTTGTATTTTTTTCCTTCTTGGATTATTGGCATTCCCATCACAAATGTCCGCAATCTTATTTACTGCTTTTAGTATAACCGTATTTCTTACTTTTGTAGCACGTCCCCTATCCATCTTCGTAATACTAAAACCTATGGGGTGCAAACTAAATCAAATCGCCTTGATTTCTTTTGCTGGAATTCGAGGTGCATCCGCTATTGTTTTTGCGATTATTGCAACTGTTAATCCTGCTTACTTAAAAAATGATATATTCCATATTGTATTTTGTATCGTTCTGTTTTCAATAGCATTCCAAGGAACTCTACTTCCCTTCATCTCTAAAAAATTACGTATGATTGATGAGGATGGTGATGTACTAAAAACATTTACCGATTATCAGGAAGAAACTGCTATTCAGCTCATTCGATTACCTATTACACAAAATCACCCATGGATTTCACTCGGTGTAAGTGAATTAGAATTACCTCCTCAAATGTTAGTTGTTACAATTATTAAGAGCAAAACTGCGATTATTCCCAACGGCAACACACCTATTGAATATGGCGATATTGTTCTAATTGCAGCCCCAGGTTATGATGATTATATTAATATAGAGGTCACTGAACTCACAATTAGCAAAAATCACGAATGGTGTCAAAAGAAAATTCACGAACTCAACATTCCTGCTCAAAGTCTTGTTGCTACAATTAAGCGCGACCATAGTATTATCGTTCCTAATGGTGATACTGTTATAATCGAACAGGATATGTTGGTCATTATTAATAAAATAAATTAG
- a CDS encoding metallophosphoesterase family protein, with the protein MFRYAFISDIHGNILALEAVIENILNEGIPLKNIYCLGDLVGYGPNPNEVIKFIRDRRIKTIMGNYDEAVGFYLPSCGCKLNSIRDKDWMHNSLNISSKLTSEENKEFLRELEESMLIEINGYSILLVHGSPFSIVEYVYEDNIEAQEAILDELDVDAVFFGHTHFPYIKKINDMTLINTGSVGRPKDRDNRAGYVIGNFENELSFEIRRVEYDVFEMDRRLKESEFLDVFGDILLCGCTDFDLEEGTVMACQCDLKL; encoded by the coding sequence ATGTTTCGTTATGCATTTATATCAGATATTCACGGCAATATCCTTGCTCTAGAAGCAGTGATTGAAAATATTCTTAATGAGGGAATCCCCTTAAAGAATATTTATTGTCTTGGTGATCTAGTGGGTTATGGTCCCAATCCTAATGAAGTCATTAAGTTTATTCGAGATCGTAGGATTAAGACGATTATGGGAAATTACGATGAAGCGGTAGGTTTTTATTTGCCTTCATGTGGATGTAAATTGAATTCTATAAGAGACAAAGATTGGATGCACAATTCACTTAACATTTCATCTAAGCTTACTTCAGAAGAAAATAAAGAATTTTTGAGAGAACTTGAAGAAAGTATGCTGATAGAAATCAATGGATATTCAATTCTATTGGTTCACGGAAGTCCATTTTCTATTGTAGAGTATGTCTATGAAGACAATATTGAAGCTCAAGAGGCAATTTTGGATGAGCTAGATGTAGATGCAGTTTTTTTTGGACATACGCATTTTCCATATATAAAAAAAATCAATGATATGACATTAATCAATACAGGAAGTGTTGGTAGACCGAAAGATAGAGATAACAGAGCAGGTTATGTTATCGGTAATTTTGAAAATGAATTATCTTTTGAAATAAGAAGAGTTGAATATGATGTTTTTGAAATGGATCGAAGGTTAAAAGAGTCAGAATTTCTTGATGTTTTTGGAGATATTCTTCTTTGTGGATGTACGGATTTTGATTTGGAAGAAGGAACTGTGATGGCTTGTCAGTGCGATCTGAAGTTATAA